A region of the Aerosakkonema funiforme FACHB-1375 genome:
TTGGATGAACCTTCTGCTGCTTTGTCTCCTATTCTGGTCAATAACGTTTTTGAACAAATTAAGCAGATTAATCAGGACGGCACTGCTATTGTGTTGGTGGAGCAGAATGCTCGCAAAGCTCTGGAAATGTCCCATCGCGGTTATGTTTTGGAGGCAGGGCGCGATCGCTTTACCGGCCCTGGTATAGAATTACTGAATGACCCCAAGGTGGGTGAACTCTATTTGGGAGCCACCTCTACTCATTAAGTTAATTAACAATTGCTTTGCCACGATTTGATTTTATGGTATTATTTTATAATGGAAATCTGTACAATTTTATTTTTTAAGCAAATATTCCCATTTTAAAGAAGATAATATGATTAAAATAATATCGCTCAGTAGCTCAAAAGTCAAGCTATATTTTGTAATTTTTTTTAAAGCGCAAAGGAAAGGAGAAAAAATCGTAAGTTAGGATTCGGTTGTTGGTGAATTATAATGTAAGGAAGCGTTATTTTGTTGGCGATATGACAGATTTTAAAGAACTACCGGAATGGGAAAAAGCGCATAGTCTGACTGTGGCAGTTTACGAGATTACCGATAAGTTTCCGGAACGGGAATTGCAGGGTATAACGCAACAGATTCGTTTGGCAAGCGCTGCTGTGCCCATCAAAATCGCGCAGGGATGTGTTAAATATGAAAGAGAAGAACAAATCAAGTTGTTTGAATTAGCGATAGATGCAGCTATTGAGTTAGAATACTATCTGCTACTAAGCTATGAATTAGATTTCCTAAATATCGCAGATTACGATCGTCTGGTCAGCAGTGTAGTGGAAGTAAAAGAAAAGCTGGAATCTTTAATCGAAAGGATGAAAACCAACTCCTAATAACCTCACTCACCCAATTGCTGTAATTTGTGACAATCGAACTCGAACCTCACCATCTGCAAGCCATTCGCACTCACGCCGAAAGCACGTATCCAGAAGAGTGTTGCGGTATAATATTGGGACATTTGAGGGACGATCGCAAAACAGTAGTAGAAGTCAGACCTACCGAAAATGCCTGGAATGAAGAAGCGGCGCAATTTCCGATGCGTGTAGGAGATGGGAGTAAGAAGCGAAACTATGCGATCGCTCCCCAGGATATGCTAAAAGCACAACGAGAAGCACGCGATCGCTCTCTTAATATTATTGGCATATATCACTCGCACCCAGATCATCCGGCAATACCTTCGGAAATGGATCGGGCGATCGCATGGTCGGTGTATTCTTATCTCATTGTCTCAGTACCGCAAGGCAAAGCTGGAGAACTGCTAAGCTGGTGTCTGGACGATAACCGCCAGTTTCAGCCAGAGGAAATTATCGCCCAGAGATAATTAAACAAATTGTAAAAAACCGCGAAGACGGGAAAGACACAAAGGATACTGTTTAAGGATACCATATAAGATCCGCTCTTCCCTATCAGATTGCCATGCTCAATCCCAACCTGGATGAAATCCAGCTTTCTAAAGACGAATACGAAAGATATTCCCGCCACCTAATTTTGCCAGAAGTAGGACTGGAAGGGCAAAAACGCCTCAAAGCCGCCAGCGTCCTCTGCATCGGTACGGGTGGACTGGGTTCTCCGTTGCTGCTGTACCTCGCAGCTGCTGGAATTGGACGCCTCGGTATAGTCGATTTCGATGTCGTCGATAATTCCAACTTGCAACGCCAAGTTATCCACGGTACGTCTTGGGTGGGTAAACCCAAAATTCAATCTGCCAAAAATCGGATTTTGGAAATTAATCCCGCTTGTCAAGTTGACTTATACGAAACGCGGATCAGTTCGGAAAATGCGATCGACATCATGAAACCTTACGATATCGTGGTGGATGGCACAGATAACTTCCCCACGCGATATCTGGTCAACGATGCTTGCGTGTTGCTGGACAAACCGAACGTTTACGGTTCCATTTTCCGATTTGAAGGACAAGCTACCGTCTTTAATTACGAAGGTGGGCCAAATTACCGCGACTTGTACCCAGAACCCCCACCGCCAGGGATGGTTCCTTCTTGCGCTGAAGGTGGCGTTTTGGGTATTTTGCCGGGAATTATCGGTGTTATCCAAGCAACGGAAACCGTCAAAATTATCATAGGAAAAGGTACAACCCTCAGCGGTAGGTTGTTGCTGTTCAACGCGCTGGAAATGAAGTTTCGCGAGTTGAAGTTGCGACCGAATCCAGTGCGCCCGGTAATTGAAAAGTTGATAGACTACGAACAATTCTGCGGTATTCCCCAAGCAAAGGCAGAGGAGGCAAAACGGCAGATGGAAATTCAAGAAATGACCGTAAAAGAATTGAAGCAGCTCATCGATAGCGGTGCAAATGATTTTGTGCTGCTTGATGTTCGCAATCCCAATGAGTACGAAATTGCCAGGATTCCCGGTTCTGTTTTAGTGCCTTTACCGGACATCGAACGGGGAGAAGGTGTGGAAAAAGTGAAAGAATTGCTCAACGGTCATCGCTTGATCGCACATTGTAAAATGGGCGGTCGTTCTGCCAAAGCGTTGGGTATTCTGAAGGAAGCCGGAATTGTGGGTACAAATGTGAAAGGCGGCATCACTGCTTGGAGTCGGGAAGTCGATTCTTCTGTTCCGGAATACTAAGAGTAGCGGGACTTAGGCAGGATTACGCTAGAAACCCGGTTTCTTCGCGGATTATAGAAACCGGGTTTCTTTTGTTCGGTTGCATAGGTGGTAAATGATTGATACGAAATATTATCTGTGGGAATCAAGGGTTAAATTTTTACCGCAGATGTAGGCAGATAAACGCAGATAAACGCAGATAAGAAGGCGATTTTTTTGTGCGATTGATGCTACTGGATATGAGATTGGGGTTCGTCACTGCTAAACTGACGATAAAGCTTAAGAAAAATAGGCGATTCATTGATATTTTTGTATAAGTTTGCATACTTGAATGATAACTAACCCAAAAATGGGATAATAAGATGGATGCCTCTAGAAATCAGCCAAATGTGTTGTGGTTGCAAGTCTGGGGTTTGGCAGGGGTACAGGGAGCAATTACCCTTACCTGGCTAATTTATAATCTGTATTTGCCGCAGTTGTTGGTGCAATTTGGCTTTGCGAAAGAGTTAGCGGCTGGGTTGCTAATTATTGAAAATGCGTTGGCGATCGCAATGGAACCTCTGATGGGAGGAATATCCGATCGCATCAAACACTCGTTAGGCAGTCGCTTTCCGTTGATATCGGTTGGCGTTATCCTATCATCGGCGTTGTTTATCGCTATCCCGGCAGTTGTCGTTTTCCGCAATTTATTCGATGGGATACGCTGGGTATTGTTGCTGCTGATGGTAGGCTGGGCTTTGGCGATGGCGGTGTTTCGTTCTCCGGCGATATCGTTGCTGGGAAAATACGCCAGACCGGCTGAGTTACCTTTGGCAGCTAGTTTGTTAACTTTAGCTGCGGGAATCATTGGCGCATTCAAACCAATTGCCAATCAATTTGTTCTGGGTATGGGGCCAATTTTTAGTTTTGCGATCGGCACTTTTGTTCTGCTGGGTGCAGCTGCAATATTGCGTCGTTTCGATCCACCAGAAATACCACAACAGGACAACACTCTCCCTGTCGTCCCCTCTCCCAGTCTCTCCCTCTTATCCCCACTGCTATTAATTTTGGGAACTGGTGCGGGTGTGGCTTGGGGTTCGCGTTTCTTGATGGACGCTATGCCCAAAATGCTGAAAAATCAATGGCAAAATGCTGATATTCCTTGGCTGATGTTTGCTATCTCTCTTTTTCTCGCTTTTGCTGCTCTTCCCGCTGGCGCGTTGGCGGTGAAACTGGGCAACCAACGCGCTATGTTAATTGGCATTGGCGCTACGATACCGTTGTTGCTGCTGATGGTTTTGATTCCCAATTGGTTTATTGTGGCGGTAACAATACTGGGAGCTTTAGCATTTTTTGCTTTAATTGTCAATGGAGTTGTACCTTTTGCTTTGTCGCTTGTACCAACAGAGCGATCGGGATTGGGAGTGGGATTCTATTTTGGCGGAATCGGACTCGGATCGAGTTTGTTTGGGATATTATTCCCGCAACTGGCAAGTATGACAGCCGTAGCGAGTGGGATTTGGGGTGCGATCGCATTCCTCGTGGCAGCCATTTGCATTGCCGCTAGCGGTAAGCTGCGATCGGTACCCGAAGCCGTAGAAGCCTAACTTGCCAAACTGAATATTAAGTTTTTATAAATGTTAGTTTTTGCAGACAAAGTGGGAATGTTAATAGTAGGGGAGAGAAGAAACAGTTTTGTTACTTCTTTCCCCCAGGAATTTTAAGTTGTGCGGTTGCTTCTGCCAGTGTCGCTCTTTCCGATTGGCAGAAGTCACGCGATGCAAGGATTTTGGATTTTGGATTTTGGATTTGCTGGGCTTTGAAATTTTCTTATTTCTTTTATAGTCGGTCGAACTCACGTTTTGTTAATAGGAATTTCAACGGTAAATTCTGCTCCTTTTCCTAATTTTGAGTGACAATATAAATTACCACCGTGTTTATCGACCACAATCTGGTGACAGATAAACAATCCCAGTCCCGTACCTTGTCCTACCTGTTTGGTAGTAAAGAAAGGGTCAAATAATTTTGATTGTAAGTCTTCAGGAATTCCCCAGCCATTATCTGATATTTTGATTAATATTCGCTCGCTGTTCAGAACTTGAGTATGAATTTTAATTTGTGGTGTATTGCCAATAAATTGGGTAGACACGGAATCAATAGCATTATTTAGAAGATTCATAAATACCTGATTGAGTTGCCCGGAATAACACTCAATTAGCGGTAGTTGACCGTAATCTTTGAGCGTGACAATTTCTGGATGTTCTAATGTCGCTTTTAAACGATTTTGAAGAAGCATCAGGGTATTGTCGATACCTTGATGAATATCCACTCGTTTGAATTCCGCCTCATCGTGACGGGAGAAATTCCGCAGAGACATAACTATTTCCTGAATGCGATCGGTCCCTATCCGCATCGAATTCAGCAGTTTGAGTACGTCTTCTTGCAGGAAATCTAGGTTAATAGCCTCGATTTGTGCTTTTATTTCTGTTGGGGGATCGGGAAAGTGTTGCTGATAGAGTTTTACTAAATGCAGTAAATCTTGGAAATATTCAGTAGCAGGACTGAGATTACCGTGAATAAAATTAACGGGATTGTTAATTTCATGTGCCACACCT
Encoded here:
- a CDS encoding MFS transporter, producing MDASRNQPNVLWLQVWGLAGVQGAITLTWLIYNLYLPQLLVQFGFAKELAAGLLIIENALAIAMEPLMGGISDRIKHSLGSRFPLISVGVILSSALFIAIPAVVVFRNLFDGIRWVLLLLMVGWALAMAVFRSPAISLLGKYARPAELPLAASLLTLAAGIIGAFKPIANQFVLGMGPIFSFAIGTFVLLGAAAILRRFDPPEIPQQDNTLPVVPSPSLSLLSPLLLILGTGAGVAWGSRFLMDAMPKMLKNQWQNADIPWLMFAISLFLAFAALPAGALAVKLGNQRAMLIGIGATIPLLLLMVLIPNWFIVAVTILGALAFFALIVNGVVPFALSLVPTERSGLGVGFYFGGIGLGSSLFGILFPQLASMTAVASGIWGAIAFLVAAICIAASGKLRSVPEAVEA
- the moeB gene encoding molybdopterin-synthase adenylyltransferase MoeB, which encodes MLNPNLDEIQLSKDEYERYSRHLILPEVGLEGQKRLKAASVLCIGTGGLGSPLLLYLAAAGIGRLGIVDFDVVDNSNLQRQVIHGTSWVGKPKIQSAKNRILEINPACQVDLYETRISSENAIDIMKPYDIVVDGTDNFPTRYLVNDACVLLDKPNVYGSIFRFEGQATVFNYEGGPNYRDLYPEPPPPGMVPSCAEGGVLGILPGIIGVIQATETVKIIIGKGTTLSGRLLLFNALEMKFRELKLRPNPVRPVIEKLIDYEQFCGIPQAKAEEAKRQMEIQEMTVKELKQLIDSGANDFVLLDVRNPNEYEIARIPGSVLVPLPDIERGEGVEKVKELLNGHRLIAHCKMGGRSAKALGILKEAGIVGTNVKGGITAWSREVDSSVPEY
- a CDS encoding four helix bundle protein codes for the protein MTDFKELPEWEKAHSLTVAVYEITDKFPERELQGITQQIRLASAAVPIKIAQGCVKYEREEQIKLFELAIDAAIELEYYLLLSYELDFLNIADYDRLVSSVVEVKEKLESLIERMKTNS
- a CDS encoding Mov34/MPN/PAD-1 family protein, with amino-acid sequence MTIELEPHHLQAIRTHAESTYPEECCGIILGHLRDDRKTVVEVRPTENAWNEEAAQFPMRVGDGSKKRNYAIAPQDMLKAQREARDRSLNIIGIYHSHPDHPAIPSEMDRAIAWSVYSYLIVSVPQGKAGELLSWCLDDNRQFQPEEIIAQR